The following nucleotide sequence is from Firmicutes bacterium ASF500.
GCAGGTCCATCATGTGCTGGGGCGGCTGGGGCTCCACGACCTGCTGGAGCTGGAAGCCGCAGTCCGTCAGCGTCCCCAGGTAGGTGGTCAGCGTGCGGTGGTATTTGGTGACCGGCTCCCCCAGAAAGACGGCGGCACGCGCGCCCTCCAGGTAGTAGCGGTCCACCGGGAAGTGGAGGATGTTCCCCTCCCCGTCGTATATCCAGTCCTGGGAGCCGTAGGCGGTGAAGACGGGGTGCTCCACCGAGAAAATGAGCTGTCCCCCTGGCTTTAGCCAGCGGCTGATGCGCTGAACCAGGGCGGGGAAGTCCTGAATATAGTGGAAGGCTAGCGAGCTGAGCACCACGTCAAAGCTGCCGTCAGGAAAGGACAGGTCCTCCATAGCGGCCTGACGGTACTGGATGTTGGGGCCGGAGTTGCGCCGGGCGGCCTCCTCCAGCATGCTTTGGGAGATATCGGTCCCCAGCACCGAGGCCGCGCCCTGCCCGGCGGCGTATTTGCAGTGCCAGCCGTAGCCGCAGCCCAGGTCCAGCAGGGACAGCCCCCGGAAATCAGGCAGGAGCTTTTGAAGTTCGGCCCACTCTCCAGCTCCTGCCAGCCCCTGTTGGGACCGGGCCATCTGGCCGTACTTTTGGAAAAAGATGGGGTCGTCGTATTTATTTTCCTTCATAAGATCAGATCCTGTCTTGTATCTAAAAACTCAGCAGCGCTCCCCCGCAGGGGCGGGCTGGGACTGAGGGTTGGGCTGCGCGCAGTACTTCGCGATGAGCCTCGGGGTGAAGCGGAGGAAGAGGGCGGTGGACATGACGCAGGCGATTGCGTCGCAGAAGGGCTCGGCGGCGAAGGCGGCGGCTGCGGTGAACAGCACGGGGAACAGCAGGACGCCCACCAGGAACAGGCTCTTGCGGAACAGGGAGCAGAACAGGGCCAGGTGGACGTTGCCCAGGGCGGTGGACATATCGGTTACCATCCACTGGGGGGCCATGAACAGTGTCCCCGCCGTGTAAATGGTGATGTACTTCACGCTCCGGGTCAGCACCTCGGCGTCGTCGGAGAAGAACCGGACAAAGTGGGGGGCAAAGAACTGAGTGGCCCCCAGCATGAAGGCGGAGAAGGTCAGGCAGAGGAGAAAGACGCCCAGCAGAGCCTGTTTGACCCGCTTGGCGCTGCCGGCGCCTAGGTTGAAGCTGACCACCCCCTGACAGCCCAGGGTGATGCCGCTCATAGGCATGAAGATCAGGAGGATATAGCTCTGAACGATGGCGGCGCAGGTAATGAGGATATCCCCCTCTCCGGGCCCGCCCCGGTGCTGGAGGGTGGAGTTGAGGACGATGAGAATGACGCTGTCCAGAGCGTAGGTGAGGAAGGGGGACATCCCCAGGGACACCACCCGCCGGCACAGCTTGGGGTCCAGCCGCCCCCAGCGCAGAGGGACGGGGAGGCTGGGCAGGCGCAGGGAGACCAGCACAAAGATGCAGGCCGCCCCCTGGGAGATGACGGTGGCCCAGGCCGCGCCGGACACCCCCATCCCCAGCCCGAAGATGAAGACTGGGTCCAGGACAATGTTCAGAACCGCGCCCAGCACCACCGTCCCCATGCCCAGGCCGGACCGGCCCTGGGCGATCAGGAAGCTGTTCAGCCCACCGGAGAGCAGGGCAAAGGCGGTGCCGGCGATGTAGATGGTGATGTAGT
It contains:
- the COQ5_5 gene encoding 2-methoxy-6-polyprenyl-1,4-benzoquinol methylase, mitochondrial, encoding MKENKYDDPIFFQKYGQMARSQQGLAGAGEWAELQKLLPDFRGLSLLDLGCGYGWHCKYAAGQGAASVLGTDISQSMLEEAARRNSGPNIQYRQAAMEDLSFPDGSFDVVLSSLAFHYIQDFPALVQRISRWLKPGGQLIFSVEHPVFTAYGSQDWIYDGEGNILHFPVDRYYLEGARAAVFLGEPVTKYHRTLTTYLGTLTDCGFQLQQVVEPQPPQHMMDLPGMRDELRRPMMLLVSARKKNG
- the mepA_9 gene encoding Multidrug export protein MepA, with protein sequence MKRKNNLGTDPIPGLLLRLAIPTMLAQLINVLYSIVDRMFIGHIEEVGSLALAGVGVCGPIIALLSSFSLLVGLGGTPLMGMKLGGGDQEGASQLLSNCFRLLLGLAVGLSLLFFLLRRQFLWWFGASADTFPYAMNYITIYIAGTAFALLSGGLNSFLIAQGRSGLGMGTVVLGAVLNIVLDPVFIFGLGMGVSGAAWATVISQGAACIFVLVSLRLPSLPVPLRWGRLDPKLCRRVVSLGMSPFLTYALDSVILIVLNSTLQHRGGPGEGDILITCAAIVQSYILLIFMPMSGITLGCQGVVSFNLGAGSAKRVKQALLGVFLLCLTFSAFMLGATQFFAPHFVRFFSDDAEVLTRSVKYITIYTAGTLFMAPQWMVTDMSTALGNVHLALFCSLFRKSLFLVGVLLFPVLFTAAAAFAAEPFCDAIACVMSTALFLRFTPRLIAKYCAQPNPQSQPAPAGERC